The following proteins come from a genomic window of Brevibacillus antibioticus:
- a CDS encoding metallophosphoesterase, with protein sequence MMTTIVLCILLGIIFLAYHTTYVQISTVKLAIPSIPPLTLVHLSDPHGRTRFWNGELHKLVNAHDPDIVIVTGDLTQHSGQLARVLNELAKVKSKDGIFFVPGNYEREGGRFHKKVYSDAVYRSQKEAWQQVMTVLENEGAVKEKDGSRIWIYGFDNSIYGNEQRPGQEIQQANLTIFLAHSPNIISLIHNEGLKADLLLTGHTHGGQIRLFNRTLGAYKHFHVGQKVDQFVGVFGISRGLGTSRLPIRLNCFPEITVYAINPS encoded by the coding sequence ATGATGACAACGATTGTTTTGTGTATCCTGTTGGGAATTATCTTTCTCGCCTACCATACGACTTATGTCCAAATATCGACAGTGAAGCTGGCGATTCCTTCTATCCCCCCACTTACATTGGTTCATCTTTCCGATCCTCATGGACGAACACGGTTTTGGAATGGAGAGCTGCACAAACTGGTGAATGCCCATGATCCAGATATTGTGATAGTGACGGGGGATTTGACACAGCACAGCGGGCAGTTGGCGCGTGTGTTAAATGAGCTAGCAAAAGTAAAGAGCAAGGATGGAATCTTCTTTGTTCCTGGCAATTACGAGAGAGAAGGGGGGAGATTTCACAAAAAGGTCTACTCCGATGCTGTTTACCGTTCCCAAAAAGAGGCATGGCAGCAGGTGATGACGGTGCTGGAAAACGAGGGGGCGGTGAAAGAAAAAGACGGCAGTCGCATTTGGATATACGGCTTCGATAATTCGATTTACGGCAATGAACAGCGTCCGGGACAAGAGATCCAGCAGGCGAATCTGACGATATTTTTGGCCCACTCTCCCAATATTATCTCGTTGATTCACAACGAGGGTTTGAAAGCTGACCTTCTTTTGACCGGACACACCCACGGGGGACAAATTCGCTTGTTCAATCGGACTCTTGGTGCCTACAAGCATTTTCATGTCGGGCAAAAAGTGGATCAATTCGTTGGCGTATTTGGCATCAGTCGCGGACTAGGTACTTCCAGGCTGCCAATCCGGCTGAATTGTTTTCCAGAGATAACGGTATATGCGATCAATCCATCATGA
- a CDS encoding cupredoxin domain-containing protein, with protein MNKKWSLLISSVALSAMLMTACGGDKEAAAPAATTGTQVNIEASNWKFNQETYEVKAGEEFTLNFKSTEGFHGIGIQGLDVDLQKDGSKTMKIDAAGEYTVFCNVICGPDHGKMVAKLVVK; from the coding sequence GTGAACAAAAAGTGGAGTCTATTGATTTCTTCAGTTGCATTGTCTGCAATGTTGATGACAGCATGCGGTGGAGACAAGGAAGCTGCGGCTCCTGCAGCAACTACTGGCACACAAGTGAATATAGAAGCTAGTAACTGGAAATTCAATCAAGAAACTTATGAAGTAAAAGCTGGCGAAGAGTTCACGCTCAACTTCAAGTCGACAGAAGGCTTTCACGGTATTGGGATCCAAGGGCTGGATGTAGACCTGCAAAAAGATGGCAGCAAAACGATGAAAATCGATGCAGCTGGTGAGTACACCGTCTTTTGCAACGTGATCTGTGGACCGGATCATGGCAAAATGGTAGCAAAACTAGTCGTGAAATAA
- a CDS encoding NAD(P)/FAD-dependent oxidoreductase yields MNFLQKDEQIYDITIIGGGPAGLFTAFYGGMRQASVKIIESMPQLGGQLAALYPEKYIYDVAGFPKVLAQDLINNLKDQISRFQQTVCLEEKVENVVKKADDVFEITTDKGTHYSKSVIITAGVGAFEPRRLEHPDAVKYEKSNLHYFVTDLNSFKGQRVAVIGGGDSALDWSLMLEPIAKEVHLIHRRDKFRAHEHSVEMLMSSKVNVTTPYEIAALHGEERIGKLTLAHCTTKEEVDLEVDAVIVNFGFISSLGPIKNWGLELEKGSIVVDTRMESNIPGIFAAGDIATYPGKVKLIAVGFGEAPTAVNNAVSYFNPDAKLQPGHSSSMDNFKS; encoded by the coding sequence TTGAATTTTCTGCAAAAGGACGAGCAAATCTACGACATTACGATCATTGGTGGAGGCCCTGCCGGGTTATTTACCGCTTTTTACGGCGGGATGAGGCAGGCCAGTGTAAAAATCATTGAGAGCATGCCCCAGCTAGGCGGGCAGTTAGCCGCTCTTTATCCGGAGAAGTACATATATGATGTAGCCGGATTTCCAAAGGTTTTAGCACAAGATTTGATCAATAATCTGAAAGATCAGATTTCCCGTTTTCAGCAAACCGTTTGCCTGGAAGAGAAAGTGGAAAATGTCGTAAAAAAAGCAGACGATGTGTTTGAAATCACAACGGACAAAGGCACTCACTACTCCAAATCCGTCATCATTACTGCTGGGGTAGGAGCGTTCGAACCTCGCAGGCTGGAACACCCAGATGCCGTCAAATATGAAAAATCCAATCTGCACTATTTTGTTACCGATCTGAACTCCTTCAAGGGACAGCGTGTAGCTGTTATTGGCGGCGGTGATTCCGCTCTAGACTGGTCCCTCATGCTAGAACCTATCGCAAAGGAAGTACACCTCATCCATCGCAGAGACAAGTTCCGCGCACATGAACACAGCGTAGAAATGCTGATGTCCTCCAAAGTAAACGTCACGACACCTTACGAAATAGCAGCTTTGCACGGCGAGGAGCGCATCGGAAAACTCACGCTGGCCCATTGCACGACAAAAGAAGAAGTCGATCTGGAAGTCGACGCAGTCATTGTCAACTTCGGCTTCATCTCCTCTCTCGGTCCGATCAAGAACTGGGGGCTGGAGCTCGAAAAAGGCTCCATCGTGGTCGATACCCGCATGGAATCAAACATTCCAGGCATTTTCGCAGCAGGCGATATCGCAACCTATCCTGGTAAGGTCAAGCTGATCGCTGTCGGATTTGGTGAAGCCCCTACCGCTGTAAACAACGCGGTTTCCTACTTTAATCCAGATGCCAAATTGCAGCCTGGTCATTCTTCAAGCATGGACAACTTCAAATCGTAA
- a CDS encoding NAD(P)/FAD-dependent oxidoreductase, whose protein sequence is MGTPKILILGAGYGGLLTTLQLQKKLNYNEAEITLVNKHNYHYITTWLHEPAAGTAPADHARVSLDGILNKDKVNFVKGTVQAIQPEEQTVTLENGEVLSYDYLVVGLGSEPETFGIEGLKEHAFSIRSINAVRNIREHIEYMFSKFKNEPDRTDYLTFVVGGAGFTGIEFCGELGDRLPELCREFDVDPELVKIYCIEAAPTALPGFDPELIQYAMDVLERKGIEFKIGTPIKQCTPDGVLLATGEEIKSKTVVWAAGVRGNNIVEKAGFEVMRGRVKVDEYLRAPGHENVFVVGDCALIFNEEGRPYPPTAQIAVQEGETLGANLAALVRGDLPQKFIPHLQGTLASLGKGEGIGQVGSKKLFGSTAAMMKKASDLRYLYKIGGVGLALKKVKL, encoded by the coding sequence ATGGGTACACCCAAAATCCTGATTCTTGGCGCTGGATACGGTGGTTTGCTCACAACGTTGCAGCTACAGAAAAAGCTCAACTACAATGAGGCAGAAATCACCTTGGTCAACAAGCACAACTATCACTACATCACGACTTGGCTGCATGAGCCGGCTGCAGGTACAGCACCAGCGGATCATGCCCGCGTCAGTCTGGATGGCATTTTGAACAAGGACAAAGTCAACTTTGTCAAAGGAACGGTGCAAGCCATTCAGCCAGAGGAGCAGACCGTCACGCTCGAAAATGGCGAGGTGCTGTCGTATGACTATCTCGTCGTCGGATTGGGCAGCGAACCAGAAACGTTCGGAATTGAGGGACTCAAGGAGCATGCGTTTAGCATTCGCAGTATCAATGCAGTCCGGAATATTCGCGAGCATATTGAATACATGTTCTCTAAGTTTAAAAATGAGCCGGATCGTACGGATTACCTCACGTTTGTTGTGGGTGGAGCTGGCTTTACAGGCATTGAGTTTTGCGGAGAGCTCGGCGATCGTTTGCCAGAGCTGTGCCGAGAATTTGATGTCGATCCAGAACTGGTGAAAATCTACTGCATTGAGGCAGCACCAACTGCATTGCCTGGCTTTGACCCAGAGCTGATCCAATACGCAATGGATGTATTGGAGAGAAAAGGCATCGAGTTCAAAATTGGAACACCGATCAAGCAGTGCACCCCGGATGGCGTGCTGTTGGCTACCGGAGAAGAAATCAAATCGAAGACGGTGGTTTGGGCAGCAGGTGTCCGCGGAAATAACATCGTGGAAAAAGCAGGCTTCGAAGTTATGCGCGGTCGAGTCAAGGTAGACGAATACTTGCGTGCCCCTGGTCATGAAAATGTTTTTGTCGTAGGGGATTGTGCCTTGATCTTCAACGAAGAAGGACGTCCGTATCCGCCAACTGCGCAAATCGCGGTACAGGAAGGCGAGACGCTGGGTGCAAATCTTGCGGCCTTGGTCCGTGGCGATCTTCCGCAAAAATTCATCCCGCATCTGCAAGGGACATTGGCCTCTCTTGGAAAAGGCGAGGGCATCGGGCAAGTTGGTTCGAAAAAGCTGTTCGGCAGCACAGCGGCGATGATGAAAAAAGCGAGTGACCTGCGCTATCTGTACAAAATTGGCGGCGTCGGTCTCGCATTGAAGAAAGTAAAGCTGTAA
- a CDS encoding NUDIX domain-containing protein — MREGKVWLGACGIVIRGQEALVVKKTYSGLKGQWSFPAGFVQEGETVDEAAVREVLEETGVEAVVRQVAGIRSGVIRESISDNMVVFWMDYIGGEPRPQEGEIAEAKFMPIQELLHDPLSSTYLKIILPDYIKREQGMTGQAFAIDPIFQYTSYKIFK, encoded by the coding sequence ATGCGCGAGGGGAAGGTTTGGCTAGGCGCCTGCGGGATTGTTATTCGCGGGCAAGAAGCACTGGTTGTCAAAAAAACGTATAGCGGACTAAAAGGTCAATGGTCATTTCCTGCGGGATTCGTGCAGGAGGGCGAGACTGTAGATGAAGCAGCAGTACGTGAGGTGCTGGAAGAAACGGGTGTCGAGGCAGTCGTGCGACAAGTAGCCGGAATCCGTTCAGGCGTCATTCGGGAGTCCATTAGCGACAATATGGTCGTTTTTTGGATGGATTACATAGGGGGAGAACCGCGCCCGCAGGAAGGGGAAATAGCGGAGGCGAAATTTATGCCGATACAGGAGCTGCTTCATGACCCGCTGTCTTCTACTTATTTGAAAATCATATTGCCGGACTATATCAAGCGAGAGCAAGGAATGACAGGTCAAGCGTTTGCTATCGATCCCATTTTTCAATACACTTCCTATAAAATCTTTAAGTAA
- a CDS encoding YuiA family protein, which translates to MRQKQEQCPYCHGQGYFQLLLGGSENCPNCDGAGTQEAQKEAVSSHP; encoded by the coding sequence ATGAGACAAAAACAAGAACAGTGCCCGTACTGCCATGGCCAAGGGTATTTCCAATTGCTCCTGGGGGGCTCGGAGAATTGCCCTAACTGTGACGGAGCTGGTACACAGGAAGCTCAGAAGGAAGCTGTTTCTTCTCATCCATAA
- a CDS encoding YuiB family protein: protein MNLMQFMVSIVLFSVLGFGIGFILNMILKTTWFPVVIGVGVVVGALVYQQIVPGIWDSLILGCGMAGTVASGWTIHTLRKKGYRMF, encoded by the coding sequence ATGAACTTGATGCAATTTATGGTATCCATTGTTTTGTTCTCCGTGCTTGGGTTTGGCATTGGGTTTATTTTAAACATGATTTTGAAAACAACCTGGTTTCCAGTTGTGATCGGCGTTGGTGTAGTCGTAGGTGCACTTGTTTATCAACAAATCGTTCCGGGAATTTGGGATTCGCTTATTCTGGGCTGCGGCATGGCAGGTACAGTGGCGAGTGGCTGGACCATTCACACGCTTCGCAAAAAAGGATATCGGATGTTTTAA
- a CDS encoding 3D domain-containing protein encodes MNGKQFVSIVALFILVLTAFASDGYSYNVVGDYGVSSTFGIKETKEGQRVVKKRTVSASSLTQVIDKADVFHDQYPKVRVVATGYYAGYESTGKNPSHPSYGITYSGVKVRRDDYSTIAADLRVFPLGTILYIPGYGYGVVADKGGAIRGHKIDLYFETKQDVFSQWGKKSVDVYIVKKGEGKVTEAFLNNLNEKGIAAMAEPVSGQQQTE; translated from the coding sequence ATGAATGGAAAGCAGTTCGTAAGTATCGTCGCGCTGTTCATCCTGGTCTTGACGGCCTTCGCAAGCGATGGATACAGCTATAATGTTGTGGGAGACTACGGTGTCTCCTCCACTTTTGGAATCAAGGAAACAAAAGAGGGGCAACGTGTCGTCAAAAAAAGGACGGTATCTGCCAGTTCTCTTACTCAAGTGATTGATAAAGCGGATGTATTTCACGATCAATATCCAAAAGTACGTGTAGTCGCGACCGGCTACTATGCCGGATACGAGTCGACAGGCAAAAATCCATCTCACCCGTCCTATGGTATTACCTATTCAGGTGTCAAAGTACGTAGAGACGACTATTCCACGATTGCAGCCGATCTGCGCGTTTTCCCGCTGGGGACCATTTTGTACATCCCCGGTTATGGATATGGCGTCGTAGCTGACAAGGGTGGAGCGATTCGCGGCCATAAGATTGACCTGTATTTCGAGACTAAGCAGGACGTATTCTCGCAATGGGGGAAAAAATCGGTGGACGTGTACATCGTAAAAAAAGGTGAAGGCAAAGTAACGGAAGCTTTTCTCAATAACTTGAATGAAAAAGGAATCGCAGCCATGGCGGAACCCGTCAGCGGCCAACAACAAACTGAATAG
- a CDS encoding cobalamin-binding protein — protein sequence MRIVSICPSNTEILYYLGLHEHVVGLDDHSDWPLEWQHLPRVGPDLTIDMDRVAALQPDLVVASLSVPGMENNIEALRDREIPHIVLNPSRIGEIAHDIRLVGEATETQRQAEQLAIQFDETIESIRQKTATYAQRPKLYWEWWPNPIYTPGQENWLTDVSDIAGAINIFADYPVANVKATREMVMERNPDHICVVWCGIEWKRIKADMITSRPEWTNMTAIRNNQVHLLEEGLYCRPSPRILEGLEKLVDLIHTK from the coding sequence ATGCGCATTGTTTCCATCTGCCCCAGCAATACCGAAATCCTGTATTATTTAGGCCTACATGAGCATGTCGTCGGTTTGGATGATCACTCTGACTGGCCGCTGGAGTGGCAGCATCTCCCCCGGGTTGGACCCGATTTGACAATCGATATGGACCGGGTCGCTGCACTCCAACCGGATCTCGTCGTAGCGTCGCTCTCTGTTCCTGGCATGGAGAATAATATAGAAGCTCTGCGCGACAGAGAAATTCCTCATATCGTCCTGAACCCTTCCCGGATCGGGGAAATCGCTCATGATATCCGACTCGTCGGTGAGGCGACAGAAACACAGAGGCAAGCCGAGCAGCTTGCGATCCAATTTGACGAAACCATTGAAAGCATCCGACAAAAAACCGCGACGTACGCTCAACGCCCGAAGCTCTACTGGGAATGGTGGCCGAATCCCATCTACACACCTGGTCAGGAAAACTGGTTGACCGATGTCAGTGACATAGCGGGTGCCATCAATATTTTTGCAGATTATCCTGTCGCGAACGTCAAGGCTACGCGGGAAATGGTCATGGAACGCAATCCGGATCATATTTGCGTCGTCTGGTGCGGAATTGAATGGAAGCGAATCAAGGCTGACATGATCACAAGCCGCCCGGAATGGACGAACATGACCGCGATTCGAAACAATCAGGTCCACTTGTTGGAAGAAGGCCTATATTGCCGCCCTTCTCCTCGCATTTTAGAAGGACTGGAGAAGCTGGTTGATTTGATTCATACAAAATGA
- a CDS encoding divergent PAP2 family protein codes for MADFFENFPLWAALLAIGIAQFIKIPLHFFATKTWQWSLLMSTGGMPSSHSSAVTALSTAVGLREGFGSNMFAISAILGVIVMFDAAGVRRHAGMQAVVLNKLVDEFNHLLEGMKSLKVRPNQEKAKKLKELLGHQPIEVLIGGWLGIMIALLLHPFF; via the coding sequence GTGGCGGATTTTTTTGAAAACTTCCCCTTATGGGCAGCACTGCTAGCCATAGGGATCGCCCAATTTATCAAAATTCCCCTTCATTTTTTTGCAACGAAAACGTGGCAATGGTCACTGCTCATGAGTACTGGCGGTATGCCCAGCTCTCACTCTTCTGCTGTGACAGCACTATCCACAGCTGTGGGACTGCGTGAGGGCTTTGGCAGTAACATGTTCGCTATTTCCGCCATTCTCGGTGTGATCGTGATGTTTGATGCCGCAGGTGTCCGCCGCCATGCCGGTATGCAAGCGGTTGTCTTAAATAAGCTGGTCGATGAATTCAACCACCTGTTAGAAGGAATGAAATCGCTAAAAGTACGCCCTAACCAGGAAAAAGCGAAAAAACTGAAAGAACTACTCGGTCATCAACCAATCGAAGTATTGATCGGCGGTTGGTTAGGCATCATGATTGCGTTATTGCTCCATCCGTTTTTTTAA
- a CDS encoding DUF309 domain-containing protein has protein sequence MGYPEQYLQFIEKFNDGEYYECHDLLEDIWMEDKSDKFLQGLLQLSVGLYHQEYGNIKGARWMLSNARKYLTRYQPVHWGLDVARVLRYIDECEKLLPEKDVISYTEAKAMTFPPLRLYVDTSF, from the coding sequence ATGGGGTATCCCGAGCAGTATTTACAGTTCATTGAAAAATTCAATGATGGAGAATACTACGAATGCCACGATCTGTTGGAAGACATCTGGATGGAAGACAAGTCAGACAAGTTTTTGCAAGGATTGCTGCAATTGTCAGTCGGACTGTACCACCAAGAGTACGGCAATATAAAAGGTGCTCGCTGGATGTTAAGCAATGCACGAAAGTATTTGACTCGTTACCAGCCAGTTCATTGGGGGTTGGACGTAGCAAGAGTTCTTCGTTACATAGATGAATGCGAGAAATTGTTGCCGGAAAAGGATGTCATTTCTTACACAGAGGCAAAAGCCATGACGTTTCCACCCTTGCGCTTATATGTCGACACATCGTTCTAA
- a CDS encoding leucyl aminopeptidase, producing MKVAVENRIQLVNITCDELIVPLWKGEEISQVYPELDEAFGGSLSGLQQDKEITGEAKEITVVHGMNSVAAKKLLIVGMGEPGKFDFVAARNAWGRAAKTVVGKGNGKTVVIDLPTTEHLSADRLAQAVTEAFGLAEYNYEGYRQKAKREFDPIATVQILAADADASLVQTGVARGSALVSGTNLARTLVNEPANYLTPRALKDAMVEVAERYGMAVEVMEKAKLEELGMGGVLSVAQGSELEPYVVAVKYQGRDTWDDVIGLIGKGVTFDTGGISIKPVAGMEDMKSDMGGAASMIGALEALGQIKPKVNVLAVVGTVENMPSGSAFRPGDVITTMSGKTVEIITTDAEGRLVLADCITYAKEQGVSCLVDAATLTGGIVVALGHFCSGAMTNDKALLDELMNAADVAGERLWQLPTFDEYRSLNKSRFADLKNSGGRYGHGIIGGVFLQEFVGDTPWVHLDIAGTAYTASAGDMQPAGGTGAMTRTIVEFVSSRSE from the coding sequence ATGAAAGTAGCAGTAGAAAATCGCATACAGCTTGTCAATATCACATGTGATGAACTAATTGTCCCGCTATGGAAGGGTGAGGAGATTTCGCAAGTATACCCGGAATTGGACGAAGCTTTTGGAGGTAGTCTGAGTGGCTTGCAGCAGGACAAGGAAATTACGGGTGAGGCAAAGGAAATTACGGTTGTTCACGGCATGAACAGCGTAGCTGCAAAAAAACTGTTGATCGTCGGGATGGGTGAACCAGGGAAATTTGATTTCGTCGCAGCCCGAAATGCATGGGGACGTGCAGCGAAGACGGTTGTGGGAAAAGGCAACGGCAAAACAGTGGTTATTGATTTGCCAACAACAGAGCATCTGAGTGCTGACCGTCTGGCGCAGGCAGTGACGGAAGCATTTGGACTCGCTGAATACAACTACGAGGGCTACCGTCAAAAGGCAAAGCGTGAGTTTGACCCAATTGCGACGGTGCAGATTTTGGCAGCAGATGCCGATGCTTCATTGGTACAGACAGGTGTTGCACGTGGTTCGGCGCTCGTATCCGGGACGAATCTGGCGCGCACCCTCGTCAATGAACCAGCTAACTACTTGACTCCACGCGCTTTGAAGGATGCGATGGTCGAGGTAGCAGAGCGCTATGGCATGGCTGTGGAAGTCATGGAAAAAGCGAAGCTGGAAGAGCTGGGGATGGGCGGAGTGCTCTCTGTTGCACAAGGCAGCGAGCTCGAGCCTTATGTCGTGGCAGTCAAATATCAAGGAAGAGACACGTGGGACGATGTCATCGGCTTGATCGGTAAAGGCGTGACATTTGATACAGGTGGAATCTCCATCAAGCCAGTAGCAGGCATGGAAGACATGAAGTCGGACATGGGTGGAGCGGCTTCGATGATCGGCGCATTGGAGGCACTGGGACAGATTAAACCAAAAGTAAACGTCCTGGCTGTCGTCGGTACCGTGGAAAACATGCCATCCGGATCAGCATTCCGTCCAGGCGATGTCATCACGACTATGAGCGGCAAAACAGTAGAGATCATTACGACAGACGCAGAAGGTCGTCTCGTACTGGCTGATTGCATCACCTATGCAAAAGAGCAAGGAGTGTCTTGCCTGGTGGATGCCGCTACCTTGACGGGTGGTATCGTGGTTGCACTCGGTCATTTCTGCTCTGGCGCCATGACCAACGACAAAGCACTGTTGGATGAGCTGATGAACGCAGCAGACGTGGCGGGTGAGCGTTTGTGGCAGCTTCCTACCTTCGATGAATACCGCAGCCTCAACAAGAGCCGCTTTGCCGATTTGAAAAACTCGGGTGGACGTTATGGACATGGCATTATCGGCGGTGTTTTCCTGCAAGAATTCGTTGGCGACACGCCGTGGGTACATCTGGACATCGCGGGTACGGCGTACACAGCAAGTGCTGGCGATATGCAACCAGCTGGCGGTACAGGAGCAATGACGCGCACGATTGTTGAGTTTGTTTCTAGCCGTAGTGAATAA
- a CDS encoding CoA-binding protein → MAQNPSNEARRQLLEDAKTIAVVGLSNKPDRTSYMVSQAMQNVGYTIIPVNPIIAGETVLGEKVLASLSEIDQPVDIVNVFRRSEDMVPVAEDALKMQNKPKVFWMQQGIANEDAAKLVADQGIDVVQDMCIKVDHALLRVGK, encoded by the coding sequence ATGGCACAAAATCCAAGTAACGAAGCACGTCGTCAACTGCTGGAGGATGCAAAAACGATCGCAGTAGTGGGTCTATCCAACAAGCCAGACCGCACCAGCTATATGGTATCGCAAGCTATGCAGAACGTCGGCTACACAATCATCCCGGTCAATCCTATCATCGCGGGTGAAACGGTTTTGGGCGAAAAAGTGCTTGCTAGCCTGTCTGAGATCGATCAGCCAGTCGACATCGTCAATGTGTTCCGTCGCAGCGAAGACATGGTGCCTGTTGCAGAGGATGCATTGAAGATGCAGAACAAGCCAAAAGTGTTCTGGATGCAACAAGGCATTGCCAACGAAGACGCGGCTAAATTGGTTGCAGATCAAGGCATCGACGTTGTGCAGGACATGTGCATCAAGGTAGATCACGCCCTTTTGCGGGTTGGAAAATAA
- a CDS encoding sulfite oxidase-like oxidoreductase, producing MFINPAADTKRDRIPPNQKQTTGFPVLHYGEVPEYTDLSTEWSFRLFGLVEEEVTLTYEQMMALPRGGTTNDIHCVTGWSKLDNEWEGIPVEEVLKRVKVKPEAKYVMLHAEHGWTVNIPLVDFVKNGNLFATKHNGEDLTPEHGWPLRFVIPHLYFWKSAKWVRGIEFMEKDKQGFWEKNGYNMYGDPWKEQRFAWD from the coding sequence ATGTTTATCAACCCAGCGGCTGATACCAAGCGCGATCGCATTCCACCGAATCAAAAACAGACGACAGGCTTTCCTGTCCTGCACTATGGAGAGGTTCCCGAATATACAGATCTGTCTACGGAGTGGAGCTTTCGCCTTTTCGGTCTCGTCGAGGAAGAAGTAACGCTGACCTACGAACAAATGATGGCTCTGCCAAGAGGCGGCACGACTAACGATATTCACTGCGTGACAGGCTGGAGCAAGCTGGACAATGAATGGGAAGGCATTCCCGTAGAGGAAGTACTGAAGCGGGTAAAGGTGAAGCCGGAAGCAAAGTACGTCATGCTGCACGCTGAGCACGGATGGACTGTGAACATTCCGCTTGTTGACTTCGTGAAAAACGGCAATCTGTTCGCTACGAAACATAACGGCGAGGATTTGACCCCTGAACACGGCTGGCCGCTGCGCTTTGTCATTCCGCATCTCTACTTCTGGAAAAGCGCCAAGTGGGTGCGTGGGATTGAGTTTATGGAGAAAGACAAGCAAGGGTTTTGGGAGAAGAACGGGTATAATATGTATGGCGATCCTTGGAAAGAGCAGAGGTTTGCTTGGGATTGA
- a CDS encoding recombinase family protein, whose protein sequence is MTVRYILYNPVYIGKKRWMDNLIDGDHEALVSEEDFEAAAILSKKRLISREKTNVCFPFTGILKCARCGSPLQGGEKKQ, encoded by the coding sequence ATCACAGTAAGATACATCCTTTACAATCCGGTTTATATAGGAAAAAAGAGATGGATGGATAACTTGATAGATGGTGATCATGAAGCCCTTGTTTCAGAAGAAGATTTCGAAGCAGCAGCTATTCTTTCTAAGAAACGGTTGATATCCCGTGAGAAGACTAATGTTTGCTTTCCGTTTACCGGCATTTTAAAATGCGCCCGATGCGGAAGCCCCCTCCAAGGTGGGGAGAAAAAGCAATAG
- a CDS encoding DUF1906 domain-containing protein codes for MAKGIDYAGKNNSTKSNLRAIKDEGYKFIGRYYGESDWKRLTREEARLISNAGLNIVAVYQNGGRDIDEFTFSNGKKACRSAIRQAEEAGQPYDTPIYFAVDMQIESNREFEAIDDYFRGIVKEMKNYKQDNNGDGFKIGVYGSYYVVKYIDEKVSGVTYLWQCKAWSGGEDYKNRDLYQYSIDKPLKLKNGNTISVDFCESTGSAGGFQVD; via the coding sequence ATGGCGAAAGGCATTGATTACGCAGGTAAGAATAACTCAACGAAAAGTAATTTGAGAGCTATTAAGGATGAGGGGTACAAATTTATCGGACGTTATTATGGTGAGTCGGATTGGAAGCGGTTGACCAGAGAAGAGGCAAGGCTCATTTCTAATGCTGGATTAAATATTGTAGCTGTTTATCAGAATGGTGGACGAGATATCGATGAGTTTACGTTTAGCAACGGGAAAAAGGCTTGCAGAAGTGCCATTCGACAAGCAGAGGAAGCTGGTCAGCCATATGATACGCCGATCTATTTTGCAGTAGACATGCAGATTGAGAGTAACCGTGAATTCGAAGCGATTGATGATTACTTTAGAGGCATAGTAAAGGAGATGAAAAATTACAAGCAAGATAATAATGGTGATGGTTTTAAAATTGGGGTATATGGAAGTTACTATGTAGTGAAGTACATTGATGAAAAGGTAAGCGGAGTCACCTATTTATGGCAGTGTAAAGCATGGAGTGGTGGTGAAGATTATAAGAATCGTGACTTGTACCAATATAGTATTGATAAGCCTTTAAAACTAAAAAACGGAAACACCATCTCCGTAGATTTCTGCGAATCAACTGGAAGTGCGGGTGGATTCCAAGTAGATTAA
- a CDS encoding M23 family metallopeptidase has protein sequence MDIAVNKEPVYSPQKGTVLSAGFWLSAGNYVAIETKDRDPDTDKKLVIRFLHLKSKSVSTGESVSRGEEIAVSGNTGTATTGPHLEDQTVPNFKKAFNISDEKEKN, from the coding sequence ATGGATATTGCAGTAAATAAAGAGCCTGTATATAGTCCTCAAAAAGGAACAGTTTTAAGTGCAGGTTTTTGGTTAAGTGCAGGTAATTATGTGGCAATTGAAACAAAAGATAGAGATCCTGACACAGATAAAAAGCTTGTAATTAGGTTTCTCCATCTAAAATCCAAATCTGTTTCTACAGGTGAATCTGTAAGTAGAGGAGAAGAAATTGCGGTATCTGGTAATACAGGTACAGCAACTACTGGACCTCATTTGGAAGATCAAACAGTACCAAATTTTAAAAAGGCTTTTAATATCTCAGATGAAAAAGAAAAAAATTAA